A region of Moorena producens PAL-8-15-08-1 DNA encodes the following proteins:
- a CDS encoding transposase: MRLIKAGGGNHPKLSEEEQIILMLVYLRHNLSFQILGLLFQVSESTAHNLFTYWQKIFQEALPPSLLEQVKKFPEEVEQIREGLSNHELIVDSSEQVIERPLAVGHATRTDYQTQKKYYSGKQKRHTLKSQFIVLPKGKDIIDVVVGKPGPMSDIKICRQTLNRFDDQQVFSGDKAYIRESQIITPSKKPKKGKLTDSQKADNKLLSKSRIFVEHLIRIVKIFKIFQERFRLNKKRYESVILTVCGLVILRIGSLILEVIEYPEYGQKIDIVMTHSFTPNLDNETPKTHEIVSLAQV, encoded by the coding sequence ATTAGACTTATTAAAGCAGGAGGTGGTAATCATCCAAAATTATCTGAGGAAGAACAAATAATTTTGATGTTAGTTTATCTGAGGCATAACTTAAGTTTTCAAATTTTAGGTTTGCTTTTTCAAGTAAGCGAGTCAACGGCTCATAACTTATTTACTTATTGGCAAAAAATATTTCAAGAAGCTTTACCACCAAGTCTGTTAGAACAAGTAAAAAAGTTTCCAGAAGAAGTAGAACAGATTCGGGAAGGATTAAGCAACCATGAATTGATAGTAGATAGTTCAGAGCAAGTCATCGAGAGACCTTTGGCCGTAGGCCACGCTACGCGAACAGACTACCAAACTCAAAAAAAGTATTATTCAGGTAAACAAAAAAGACATACTTTAAAAAGTCAGTTTATTGTGTTACCAAAAGGAAAGGACATTATTGATGTAGTTGTGGGAAAACCTGGACCCATGAGTGATATTAAAATATGTCGCCAAACCTTAAATAGATTTGATGACCAGCAAGTTTTTAGTGGAGATAAAGCTTATATCCGAGAATCCCAAATAATTACTCCATCTAAAAAGCCTAAGAAAGGAAAATTAACTGATTCACAGAAAGCCGATAATAAACTTTTATCAAAATCGAGAATTTTCGTAGAGCATTTGATCAGAATAGTAAAAATATTTAAAATTTTTCAAGAAAGATTTCGCTTAAATAAGAAGCGTTATGAATCGGTAATATTAACCGTTTGTGGCTTAGTAATATTAAGAATTGGCTCTCTAATTTTAGAAGTAATAGAATACCCTGAATATGGTCAAAAAATTGACATTGTAATGACTCATAGTTTTACTCCAAATTTGGATAATGAGACTCCAAAAACTCATGAAATCGTTTCTCTGGCTCAAGTTTGA
- a CDS encoding SagB family peptide dehydrogenase, which yields MTFSSLTVSLKPEITLTPVDGNILLQSSSRKLTFHQPEPGLKIALDALKQGTHTPGQLQTLVLETDGTQVREKFDAYLNRLIELGWICHAIPPSSPELSPLAIAIPMVGDYYFDCPEIDWDAIAFTLSRFAYLHQVEGEMVLESPLTKSKIKFSDWLGPALVSQLSQPQTAASLSQEIPGITEEIAQQFISLLFAAQMLSASFASPVEEDEEVESEEATPPLVFWEFHDLLFHSRSRLGRHNNPLGGIFPYVGKIDPLPGVKPLMSDVVIPLAKPNLEELNQTDMPLSQALETRRSIRRYDETPITLEQLGQFLYRCARVKKLFDTERGEVSNRPYPGGGAIYELEIYPVVNACQGLEQGLYNYHPLDHVLCQVSAWTAETEALVQDVWFASAQHDQPQVVFVITARFGRMFWKYQSMAYAAILKHVGVMYQTFYLVATSMNLAPCGIGAGNSDLFQKATGIDYYEESSVGEFMLASVPVKP from the coding sequence ATGACTTTCTCATCCTTAACTGTTTCCCTCAAACCTGAAATCACCCTCACCCCTGTTGACGGCAATATTCTGCTCCAATCTTCAAGCCGCAAGCTAACATTTCATCAACCGGAACCGGGATTAAAAATTGCTCTAGATGCTCTGAAACAGGGAACCCACACCCCCGGGCAACTTCAAACCTTAGTCCTAGAAACCGATGGCACACAAGTCCGGGAAAAGTTCGATGCTTACCTGAATCGTCTGATCGAACTGGGCTGGATCTGTCACGCTATCCCCCCCTCATCTCCTGAGCTTTCTCCCCTTGCGATCGCTATTCCCATGGTAGGGGATTATTACTTCGATTGTCCTGAGATTGATTGGGATGCGATCGCATTTACCCTCTCTCGCTTCGCCTATCTCCATCAAGTCGAAGGGGAAATGGTATTAGAGTCTCCCCTTACCAAAAGTAAGATTAAATTTTCAGACTGGCTGGGTCCTGCCTTAGTGAGTCAGTTATCTCAACCCCAAACCGCTGCCAGCTTAAGTCAGGAAATTCCTGGAATTACAGAAGAGATTGCCCAACAGTTTATCAGTTTACTGTTTGCGGCTCAGATGTTGTCTGCATCCTTTGCCAGTCCTGTTGAAGAAGATGAAGAGGTTGAGAGCGAAGAAGCAACTCCACCTTTAGTGTTTTGGGAATTTCACGATTTACTGTTCCATTCCCGCAGTCGCCTCGGTAGACATAATAATCCCTTGGGTGGCATATTTCCCTATGTCGGTAAAATTGACCCCTTGCCTGGGGTGAAGCCATTGATGAGCGATGTGGTGATTCCCTTGGCAAAACCAAACTTAGAGGAACTCAATCAAACCGATATGCCCTTGAGTCAGGCATTAGAAACTCGCCGTTCGATCCGGCGATATGACGAAACCCCGATCACCCTTGAACAATTAGGACAGTTTCTCTACCGTTGCGCCAGGGTGAAAAAACTCTTCGATACAGAACGGGGAGAGGTCAGTAACCGTCCCTATCCCGGTGGAGGTGCGATTTATGAATTAGAAATTTATCCCGTGGTTAACGCTTGCCAAGGATTAGAACAGGGATTATATAACTATCACCCCTTAGACCATGTGTTGTGTCAAGTCTCAGCATGGACCGCAGAAACGGAAGCATTAGTTCAGGATGTCTGGTTTGCCAGCGCTCAACATGATCAGCCCCAGGTTGTATTTGTTATTACCGCCCGCTTCGGACGAATGTTTTGGAAATATCAATCCATGGCCTATGCAGCAATTTTGAAACACGTTGGAGTCATGTATCAAACCTTCTATCTGGTTGCCACCAGTATGAATTTAGCTCCCTGCGGAATTGGAGCAGGTAATTCTGATCTATTTCAAAAAGCCACTGGAATTGACTACTATGAAGAGTCTTCTGTCGGGGAATTTATGTTAGCTTCTGTTCCAGTTAAACCTTAA
- a CDS encoding DUF1611 domain-containing protein, which yields MNLTTNRRIAILLHEGIFGSKGKTGMTLLRYCPTEIVVVIDQQCAGKSLSKLTGIQVNVPIVDSVSAALAYQPDILAIGIAPSGGALPEPWRQEVKVGVEAGLSIINGLHTPMASDPELQELLQDGQVIWDIRREPKGLGIASAQARSLPCRRILTVGTDMAVGKMSAALELYLCAQRQGIPSKFLATGQAGIMISGDGIPLDGIRVDFAAGAVEQMVLRYGNDHELLIVEGQGSLLHPGSTATLPLIRGTQPTGLLLVHRAGQQSVRNHDHVPIPPLPKVIELYETVASAGGAFGQVKVIAIALNTGHLDDQAARSAIEQVQTETGLPCTDAVRFGADVLLKAAMGDRESGVGSRESGVGSRESG from the coding sequence GTGAATTTAACCACTAATCGGCGTATTGCGATTCTACTCCATGAAGGGATTTTTGGTTCCAAAGGCAAAACAGGAATGACTCTGTTACGGTACTGCCCAACTGAGATTGTGGTGGTGATTGACCAGCAGTGTGCTGGGAAATCTTTGTCTAAATTAACTGGAATTCAGGTTAATGTTCCGATTGTAGATTCCGTGTCTGCTGCCCTAGCTTATCAACCGGATATCCTAGCCATTGGTATTGCGCCATCTGGGGGAGCATTACCAGAGCCTTGGAGGCAGGAGGTGAAAGTGGGGGTAGAAGCAGGGTTATCGATTATCAATGGTTTGCATACTCCCATGGCATCTGACCCAGAGTTACAGGAATTACTGCAAGACGGTCAGGTAATTTGGGATATTCGTCGGGAACCGAAGGGATTAGGAATAGCAAGTGCTCAAGCGCGATCGCTACCTTGTCGGCGCATCTTGACAGTAGGTACCGATATGGCTGTGGGCAAAATGTCAGCAGCTCTGGAGTTATATTTGTGCGCCCAACGTCAGGGTATACCATCGAAGTTTCTAGCCACTGGTCAAGCTGGAATTATGATTTCTGGGGATGGCATTCCCTTGGATGGGATTCGGGTAGACTTTGCGGCTGGTGCTGTGGAACAAATGGTACTGCGCTATGGTAATGACCACGAGTTATTGATCGTAGAAGGGCAGGGTTCCCTATTGCATCCTGGTTCCACAGCTACCCTACCCCTAATTCGAGGAACTCAGCCCACGGGATTACTATTGGTGCATCGAGCCGGACAGCAGTCTGTTCGTAATCATGACCATGTGCCGATTCCCCCATTACCCAAAGTGATTGAGCTTTACGAAACCGTTGCTAGTGCTGGTGGGGCATTTGGTCAGGTTAAAGTGATTGCGATCGCACTTAATACTGGCCACTTGGATGATCAAGCTGCCCGGTCGGCCATTGAACAGGTACAAACAGAGACTGGCCTACCTTGTACCGATGCCGTGCGATTTGGAGCAGATGTATTGTTGAAAGCAGCAATGGGTGATCGGGAGTCGGGAGTCGGGAGTCGGGAGTCGGGAGTCGGGAGTCGGGAGTCGGGGTAA
- a CDS encoding DUF3172 domain-containing protein — protein MKRESNSSNGIPEINYTTLAILGGVFVLGLGVGIAFSSGATLNPENVASREVIDRSAPNPELCIQYGASAMVTDMQVFVTLNPFNVYVTQPKMRPGCVLRRNNWSILEQRRLISSEQVRECKNRMNTFGFTGVLEGTPEIRCIYQNDATGNLFLNQGGASGPRETDQF, from the coding sequence ATGAAACGTGAATCCAACAGTTCTAATGGGATACCTGAAATTAATTACACAACCTTAGCGATTCTTGGTGGGGTTTTTGTCTTGGGACTTGGGGTTGGTATTGCTTTTAGCTCTGGTGCAACTCTCAACCCAGAAAACGTTGCCTCCCGTGAAGTAATTGACCGCAGCGCACCAAACCCAGAGCTTTGTATTCAGTATGGTGCCAGTGCGATGGTGACGGATATGCAAGTTTTCGTGACTCTCAATCCCTTTAATGTGTATGTAACCCAGCCCAAGATGCGACCTGGGTGTGTTTTACGTCGGAATAACTGGTCAATTCTAGAACAGAGGAGGCTGATCTCATCGGAACAGGTCCGGGAATGCAAAAACAGGATGAATACTTTTGGTTTCACTGGTGTGCTTGAAGGTACACCAGAAATTCGCTGTATCTATCAAAACGATGCCACCGGTAACTTATTCCTTAATCAAGGCGGTGCTAGCGGACCACGAGAAACCGATCAATTTTAA
- a CDS encoding LVIVD repeat-containing protein: MKNWQIDPLALKARQLLSFILTTLMWVSVAVSPAQATEPLNTISYPSSELTMGAVEVAQLALAEEPTNTDPKIIGSFDTPDPALGLGQPFNTYQVAIAGNTAYLADIQYGLQIIDVSDPTDPSRLGRLYLPGTPQGVAVAGNTAYVAARNLGLYIIDVSNPTAPNLISNVGNKDNLYDATKVAVAGNRAYVGAGLFQTLIS; this comes from the coding sequence ATGAAAAATTGGCAAATTGACCCTCTTGCCCTTAAGGCACGTCAACTGCTGAGTTTTATACTTACCACTTTGATGTGGGTAAGTGTGGCAGTCAGTCCAGCACAGGCAACCGAACCGTTAAATACTATTTCTTATCCTTCGTCGGAACTGACGATGGGTGCGGTGGAGGTTGCCCAGCTCGCCCTGGCCGAGGAGCCCACAAATACAGATCCCAAAATAATTGGCAGTTTCGATACTCCGGACCCGGCCTTAGGATTAGGTCAACCTTTCAATACCTATCAAGTAGCGATCGCGGGCAACACGGCCTACCTGGCTGATATCCAATACGGGCTGCAAATTATCGATGTGAGCGACCCGACAGATCCCAGCCGCCTTGGCCGTCTCTATCTCCCGGGCACTCCCCAAGGAGTAGCGGTAGCGGGCAACACGGCCTACGTGGCTGCTAGGAATTTAGGGCTGTACATTATCGATGTGAGCAACCCGACAGCTCCCAATCTGATTAGCAATGTCGGTAATAAAGATAATCTTTATGATGCCACAAAAGTAGCGGTAGCGGGCAACAGGGCCTACGTGGGGGCAGGGCTGTTTCAAACTTTAATAAGTTAA
- a CDS encoding S8 family peptidase — MSEIAKIPGIQGLWEKTKGDSQVVVAVLDGVVDQAHPCFDGARLKRLPTLVQGEAHPSGRMSSHGTHVASLILGQHGSPVQGIAPNCQGLVIPVFADEGRRLSQLDLSRAIEQAVNAGAHIINISGGQLTDYGEAEDWLQQAVRLCRDNNVLIVAAAGNDGCECLHVPAALPAVLAVGATDGQGQPLELSNWGQTYQNQGILAPGENILGAKPGGGTVRLSGTSFATPIVSGVAALLLSLQRQRGEEPDPQKVRTALLKTALPCNLPENDQRPRCLVGEVNIAGAFTDLTGETMSESEELSTVEASGCGCDGTLETSPQVALNAEVTSAVTPTEAKPAVAASSTETAVAPAQPTEVAVIASEPHSTQAPVTATSVSTSNHQISAMSNTTANAITPSQPVQASGGDIIYVIGTLGYDFGSEARRDSFKQLMPPYEIEGTQVPANPYDARQMVDYLEANLSEAKSLIWTLNMELTPIYALEPSGSFARDVYAAFQELLSGEVQAEDSEEYIERVSIPGRLTGRTVKLFSGQVVPVVEPVSPRGIYGWKVNTLVSSALEAVRGQQAEADDNQMRKSLSSFLNRVYYDLRNLGQTSQDRALNFAATNAFQAAQTFSEAVAAGMELDSIVVQRSPFCRMDSDCWDVQLKFFDPENNRRAKKVFRFTIDVSDLIPVTLGEVRSWSSPY, encoded by the coding sequence ATGTCTGAAATTGCTAAAATCCCAGGAATACAGGGACTTTGGGAAAAAACAAAAGGGGACTCCCAAGTTGTTGTTGCAGTTCTAGATGGGGTTGTTGACCAGGCTCATCCTTGTTTTGATGGGGCTAGGCTAAAGCGGTTGCCAACGTTAGTTCAGGGAGAGGCACACCCGAGTGGGAGGATGTCGAGCCATGGGACTCATGTTGCCAGTCTGATTTTGGGTCAGCATGGTTCTCCCGTGCAGGGGATTGCCCCAAACTGCCAGGGGTTAGTCATACCTGTGTTCGCCGATGAAGGTCGCCGCCTCTCCCAACTGGATTTGTCTCGTGCCATTGAACAGGCCGTTAATGCCGGAGCGCATATTATCAATATCAGCGGCGGACAACTGACTGACTATGGCGAAGCAGAAGACTGGCTCCAACAGGCTGTCCGTCTGTGTCGAGACAATAATGTATTAATTGTGGCGGCTGCGGGCAATGACGGGTGTGAGTGTTTACACGTTCCCGCTGCCCTTCCGGCTGTCCTAGCAGTGGGAGCCACGGATGGCCAGGGACAACCCCTAGAACTGAGTAATTGGGGTCAAACCTATCAAAACCAAGGGATTCTGGCTCCGGGAGAGAATATTCTGGGAGCTAAACCCGGAGGTGGTACAGTCAGACTCAGTGGCACCAGCTTTGCCACCCCCATTGTCAGTGGAGTTGCGGCACTTTTGCTGAGTCTGCAACGGCAACGGGGTGAAGAACCTGACCCCCAAAAAGTTCGTACTGCTTTGCTAAAAACAGCCCTACCCTGTAACCTACCGGAAAACGATCAGCGTCCTCGTTGTTTGGTGGGTGAGGTTAATATTGCTGGGGCGTTTACTGATTTAACAGGAGAAACCATGTCTGAATCCGAAGAACTCTCAACCGTTGAAGCATCGGGCTGTGGCTGTGACGGAACACTAGAAACCAGCCCCCAAGTGGCACTAAATGCTGAGGTAACTTCAGCCGTTACTCCCACAGAAGCTAAACCTGCCGTTGCGGCCTCCTCAACTGAGACAGCGGTAGCCCCTGCCCAACCGACTGAGGTTGCTGTTATTGCTTCTGAACCTCACTCTACACAAGCCCCGGTCACCGCGACCTCTGTATCCACATCAAATCACCAGATCTCTGCAATGTCCAACACTACTGCAAATGCGATTACCCCCAGCCAGCCCGTTCAAGCCAGTGGTGGCGATATAATTTATGTGATCGGAACCCTCGGTTACGACTTTGGCAGCGAAGCACGGCGCGACTCCTTCAAACAGTTGATGCCACCTTATGAGATTGAAGGGACTCAGGTGCCAGCAAATCCCTATGATGCCCGTCAGATGGTGGACTATCTGGAGGCAAATCTGTCGGAAGCCAAGTCCTTAATTTGGACGCTGAATATGGAATTGACTCCGATTTACGCCCTCGAACCTTCGGGGTCCTTTGCCAGAGATGTCTATGCTGCATTTCAGGAATTGCTCTCTGGGGAAGTACAAGCAGAAGATTCTGAGGAATACATTGAACGGGTCAGTATCCCTGGACGGTTAACAGGAAGAACGGTAAAACTGTTCTCTGGGCAAGTTGTTCCAGTGGTTGAACCGGTAAGTCCTCGTGGCATCTACGGTTGGAAGGTCAATACCCTGGTTTCTTCTGCTTTGGAAGCGGTGCGGGGTCAACAGGCAGAGGCAGATGATAATCAAATGCGGAAAAGCCTCAGCAGTTTCCTCAACCGGGTTTACTATGATCTCCGTAACTTAGGACAAACCTCTCAAGACCGGGCGCTGAATTTTGCGGCAACAAACGCTTTCCAAGCAGCTCAAACGTTCTCTGAAGCAGTAGCAGCGGGAATGGAATTAGATAGTATTGTAGTTCAGCGCAGTCCTTTCTGTCGGATGGATAGTGATTGTTGGGATGTGCAGTTGAAATTCTTTGACCCAGAAAACAACCGTCGAGCTAAGAAAGTCTTCCGGTTTACCATTGATGTTAGTGATTTAATTCCTGTGACTTTAGGCGAAGTTCGCTCTTGGTCTTCTCCTTATTAA
- a CDS encoding dipeptide epimerase, translating to MRIGVETFTVHKRFPLTISRGTTSETTNVWVRIEQEGIEAWGEGSPFSLGKATRLSSSSSDPGTEGFLPPTPHKQTTEILLEALEVVIPMLEAFSPWEHQQIERVLEEVQVPSAAWASIDLAIHDWLGKRVGLPLWRLWGLNRRRIVPISATVGISDPQKARQRVQDWIPMTGAHVLKIKLGSPEGIAADQQMLLAIRDEAPEAELSVDANGGWSLEEGVEMCNWLASQGVRHVEQPLAPGKEVDLPELYKQSPLPIFVDESCKTCQDIPPLANCVHGINIKLMKSGGLTEAIRMVHTAKACGLQVMFGCYSDSTLANTAASHLSPVADYLDLDSHLNLIDDPFTGATLQNGHLIPNNLPGLGVKRREFNH from the coding sequence ATGCGTATTGGCGTTGAAACCTTCACGGTACATAAGCGTTTCCCTTTAACCATCAGTCGTGGCACCACCTCTGAAACTACCAATGTCTGGGTCAGGATAGAACAGGAGGGTATTGAAGCGTGGGGCGAAGGGTCTCCATTTTCCCTAGGAAAGGCAACTAGGCTGAGCAGTAGCTCGTCAGATCCAGGCACAGAGGGTTTCCTGCCCCCCACCCCCCATAAGCAAACCACTGAGATTCTCCTGGAAGCCCTAGAGGTGGTTATCCCGATGCTGGAGGCATTTAGTCCTTGGGAACACCAACAAATTGAACGGGTGTTGGAGGAGGTACAGGTGCCATCAGCGGCTTGGGCCTCCATTGATTTGGCAATACATGACTGGCTAGGGAAGCGGGTGGGATTGCCCCTCTGGCGGCTGTGGGGATTGAACCGCCGCCGAATTGTGCCAATTTCCGCTACGGTAGGCATTAGTGACCCACAAAAGGCCAGGCAACGGGTGCAGGACTGGATTCCCATGACTGGTGCTCATGTACTGAAAATTAAATTAGGTTCCCCGGAGGGGATTGCTGCAGATCAACAGATGCTGCTGGCCATCCGAGATGAGGCACCAGAAGCCGAGTTGAGTGTAGATGCCAATGGGGGTTGGAGTTTGGAGGAAGGGGTAGAGATGTGTAACTGGCTGGCGAGTCAGGGGGTGAGGCATGTGGAACAACCCCTCGCTCCTGGAAAAGAGGTTGATTTACCCGAGTTGTATAAGCAATCCCCTTTACCAATTTTTGTGGATGAAAGTTGCAAGACTTGCCAAGATATTCCGCCGTTGGCAAACTGTGTCCATGGTATTAACATCAAACTAATGAAATCCGGTGGTTTAACTGAGGCAATACGGATGGTGCATACCGCAAAAGCTTGTGGGTTGCAGGTGATGTTTGGTTGCTATTCTGACAGTACTCTGGCCAATACAGCAGCTTCTCATCTCTCACCAGTGGCAGATTATCTAGATTTAGACAGTCACTTAAACCTAATAGATGACCCCTTCACAGGGGCAACCCTACAAAATGGGCATTTGATACCGAATAATTTACCAGGACTGGGGGTGAAACGCCGTGAATTTAACCACTAA
- a CDS encoding 3'-5' exoribonuclease domain-containing protein, which yields MTIEIYVSTDIETDGPIPGPHSMLSIGSAAFRADKELIATFTANLEPLPGAQGHPNTMRWWSENPEAWEASRVNPKPPAQVMQAYHAWLQALPGKPVFVAYPATFDFMFVYWYLINFVGDSPYKHSALDIRSYAMAFLKRNYSESGKKNLPPEWLEDIPLTHVALDDAIQQGKLFCNLLQNNLQREH from the coding sequence ATGACAATCGAAATCTACGTCAGCACGGATATTGAAACCGATGGTCCTATCCCTGGACCTCACTCCATGCTCAGCATTGGCTCGGCAGCTTTCAGGGCAGACAAAGAATTAATCGCTACCTTTACCGCTAACCTAGAACCCTTGCCGGGGGCACAAGGTCATCCCAACACCATGAGATGGTGGTCAGAAAACCCTGAAGCTTGGGAAGCCTCACGAGTCAACCCCAAGCCCCCGGCACAAGTGATGCAGGCATATCACGCTTGGCTACAAGCATTACCGGGTAAACCGGTCTTTGTGGCCTATCCAGCCACCTTCGATTTTATGTTTGTCTATTGGTATTTGATCAACTTTGTGGGGGATAGTCCCTATAAGCATTCGGCACTAGATATCCGCTCCTATGCCATGGCATTCCTAAAACGAAACTATAGCGAGTCAGGGAAGAAAAACCTACCGCCTGAGTGGTTAGAGGACATTCCCTTGACCCATGTTGCTCTTGATGATGCCATTCAACAAGGTAAGTTATTTTGCAATCTCTTACAAAACAACTTACAGCGTGAACATTGA
- a CDS encoding RNA-guided endonuclease InsQ/TnpB family protein, producing the protein MQLGYTNKLKPSRQQEATMSNWLDMLRSQYNYLLRDRIDSYDQAKAPRLGNYCDLKSKGEVCPLTCSVSKSHSIGYPWKNHKNNPRRNAYEAQSSNLPILKKERPWYKAINSTVLQQTLRQLDVAFSKFFKGETGYPKPKRRSRFRSFKYSPGQVKLDGDRIYLPGIGWMGFHNSRPIPEGFVLKSVTVRRKARGWFVSLQIEDKTVPTPPVKTKEEISPDRVKGCDLGIKKLVSISDGEIVSNQAQGLPFKRRERRLKIRQRSASKKKKGSKNRRKAYSRVASLYDRITDKRNAYHWETAKKIVNEADALVFEDLNVKGMKARCKPKPNNNGEYDRNGQSAKKGLNRAISNAAWGELVKKIEVVAAKSGIPVVKINPKHTSQRCPKCHHTSKENRKKEKFVCTNCGHYDDADINGAVNIKIRGLEKLGINPIQLPPVRGKVTPMERTAT; encoded by the coding sequence ATGCAGCTTGGATACACCAACAAACTCAAACCTAGCCGACAACAAGAAGCCACGATGTCTAACTGGCTAGATATGTTGCGCTCACAGTACAACTACCTACTTAGAGACAGAATCGATTCTTATGATCAAGCGAAAGCCCCTAGACTGGGTAACTACTGCGATCTAAAAAGTAAGGGAGAGGTGTGTCCATTAACTTGTTCTGTTAGTAAGTCGCATTCAATTGGCTATCCCTGGAAAAACCACAAAAATAATCCTAGAAGAAACGCTTATGAAGCTCAAAGTTCGAATCTTCCCATACTAAAGAAAGAGAGACCTTGGTACAAAGCTATCAATTCAACTGTCTTGCAACAGACATTGAGACAACTAGATGTAGCTTTCTCTAAGTTTTTCAAAGGAGAAACGGGATATCCTAAGCCTAAAAGAAGATCTAGATTCAGAAGCTTCAAATATTCTCCTGGGCAGGTCAAGTTAGATGGCGACCGGATTTACTTGCCTGGTATTGGCTGGATGGGTTTTCATAATTCCCGTCCTATCCCCGAAGGGTTTGTTTTAAAATCTGTCACTGTCCGACGCAAGGCTCGTGGATGGTTCGTGAGTCTCCAAATTGAAGATAAAACGGTACCAACTCCACCAGTAAAGACTAAAGAGGAAATTTCCCCTGATCGAGTCAAAGGGTGTGACTTAGGTATAAAGAAGCTTGTTAGCATTTCTGATGGTGAGATAGTATCAAACCAGGCTCAAGGGTTGCCATTTAAGCGTAGAGAAAGGCGTCTAAAAATAAGGCAAAGATCTGCTAGTAAGAAAAAGAAAGGTTCTAAAAACAGAAGAAAAGCCTACTCTAGAGTTGCATCTCTTTACGATCGTATAACCGATAAACGAAATGCCTATCACTGGGAAACAGCAAAAAAGATAGTAAATGAAGCTGATGCTCTTGTCTTTGAAGACTTAAATGTCAAAGGGATGAAGGCTCGCTGCAAGCCTAAACCCAATAACAATGGTGAATATGACCGCAACGGTCAATCAGCCAAAAAAGGACTGAATCGTGCAATATCTAATGCCGCTTGGGGTGAACTGGTTAAAAAAATCGAAGTTGTGGCTGCAAAGTCAGGCATTCCAGTTGTAAAAATAAATCCCAAGCACACATCTCAGAGGTGCCCAAAATGTCACCACACGAGTAAAGAAAACAGAAAAAAAGAAAAGTTTGTATGCACCAATTGTGGTCACTACGACGACGCAGATATCAATGGTGCAGTAAACATAAAAATTCGGGGTCTTGAAAAACTGGGGATTAACCCTATCCAGCTACCTCCGGTGCGGGGGAAAGTTACGCCCATGGAGAGAACAGCCACTTAG